In the Telopea speciosissima isolate NSW1024214 ecotype Mountain lineage chromosome 6, Tspe_v1, whole genome shotgun sequence genome, ATCATGCAGGCCTTAAACTATGATATAAGAGAGTAGTAtcggaaaaaaaatttggtcaaTTATCAATGGGCCTTAACATCTTTCAAATTAATGGGCTTCTGTAGAATGCCCAACTAATTtgaactctctctccctccaatTTCAGATGGGCTAGCATTATATCTTCTTTAGAACATATAGGTCCAGCCCATTGGCACTGTTACACAGAGAGATTTTGTATTTCCATTGGAGAGTACTTCTGCTACATACATATTTACTCACTAATTATAAGAGCTAAGCCCCCATATATTGGCTCATATAATTTCTCTTCctctaatttcctttttttatacATGTAGATCTCAGACCTGACCAGTAGTCTGGAAGCAAACTGGCCTACACTTGCCTGCCCAAGCAGTGATGGTTTGAAATTCTGGTCACATGAATGGTTGAAACATGGGACCTGCGCAGAATCTGTCTTTGATCAACATGGATACTTCGAAGCAGCTCTCAAACTCAAGAAACAAGTGAACCTGCTCCAAGCCCTTGAGAGTGCAGGTATACTTTAACAAATTACACACTAATCCCCTGGTTAATCTTTAATAACAAAACTTGGGTTGTGCTGGGCTGGGCTCAAGTACTAAGTCTTGGTGTAAAAAGAAATAGCAAAGACTGCAAACTCAGACCTGCCCATGACAAATTGAGGCCTAATTTTTTCTATATTGGGCTGACTTGGTGCTTGGACCTATTTAACAATTCATCAATTACCCAATTCAGCCCAGCCCATTAGAAGCTCTTATATAGAGAATTTGCAATTATTCTTCATTCCTAAATTGTTGATTGCACCTGGTGGCAAAAATATTGCAGGAATCAAACCAGATGGGAGGTTTTACAGCGTACAAAGTATTAAGGAAGCCATAAAAGAAGCCACTGGATTCACTCCTGGAATTGAATGCAATGTTGATAGAGAAAGGAACCATCAGCTCTACCAGGTTTACTTGTGTGTAGACAATTCTGGGTCTAACTTCATTGAGTGCCCAGTTGCCCCAAGTAGCCGCTGCGGTGGGAAAATTGAATTCCCTCGTTTCGGATCACACGGAAGAGATGAATTCTGATCACATAGAACTATAATAGAGATTGTCTTCATAATCCATTAGCTTATTTGGCTAATAAGAAGCTCTAaatgttaagaaaaaaaaagagcaggTCTCACCCTTTACCATTGTTTTGCTTGGGCTTTTTGTAGCTTTGGGCTTTCTTACCTGTCAACTTCCTCTTATTTTCCAATAAATttctcttataaaaaaaaatagaaatctcTTCATTGCCCAATGAGCATTTTTTATTatggaaactaaaaaaataaaattaaaatagaaaaatgtaGAGATTAATATCCTTGGAGCAATCTATAAGAATAACTAACTATTGAAGAGGTTGACGATTTACCACCAGATTGCAATCTCTACCATTGTACAAAATGTTTGCATCTCTGGGTTTATCCTTATCCACAAGCCCCTACTATCTGGTGTATTATCCTACACACTGACCAAAGGATTTCTTATCTTGTAGGGTAGCAAGGTTATGGCTTCTTCAAGTTTCTCCCAGATGGTAGAGTTTGATGAAAACTATACGCTCATCCTTGTGAAAACAGGATCCATATGTTATCATATATCCATCTCCTAGATTAGGGTCAGCTTTTGCACTTTCTTTCAATGCATGATAGTATACAAGACTGGTTAgtagcaaggttctaaaacttgagtttcgaccagccagaaactgaGTTCATCTCAATTCGatcatatctcggtcgaaacctgggactttctccaggctaactcgaaccttggtttcgaggcctagaAGTAGTTTTTTTGCCCTTATTCTTGTTGTattgcctatttttgacattttaaactcaatccatgcattagtttcacatagagaataCTAAAAATAtcacttgtggttttgatccaagtttgatactgtatattattcttggacatggtatcaaataaggattgaccggaacataactctttcaatataaatgagatttaaacaatcttggatttgttagaaagctttgttttgatagttttACAATAAGTCCacgattgcttaaatctgatttatattgaaggagttatatactggtcaaacttaatttgatgtGAGAGAATGCTGtgaaaatcgctctgaatgaaaataattttttgaacatcaaaacaaatgaatattttaccgcacttttgatttttagcactgttttacc is a window encoding:
- the LOC122664883 gene encoding intracellular ribonuclease LX-like; this encodes MKTSFRVLIPILVIQLLKVVCASKDFDFFYFVQQWPGSYCDTKRSCCYPTTGKPDADFGIHGLWPNYDDGTYPSNCDSSTRFVASEISDLTSSLEANWPTLACPSSDGLKFWSHEWLKHGTCAESVFDQHGYFEAALKLKKQVNLLQALESAGIKPDGRFYSVQSIKEAIKEATGFTPGIECNVDRERNHQLYQVYLCVDNSGSNFIECPVAPSSRCGGKIEFPRFGSHGRDEF